One window of the bacterium genome contains the following:
- the rsgA gene encoding ribosome small subunit-dependent GTPase A, whose amino-acid sequence MPVALPPQANARVITVAGKRCRLALADGTTMEAIARGRLFREKEEHLVVGDHVICEKHDAQWMVEKVLPRTSEFVREGLRKERQVLFANADRVMILASLVEPETKTASIDRFLVAALQGGVPPVLVLTKTDLDPQSERADTVREQYEAFDLSVYPLSNATGEGVERLAADLTHGISACVGNSGVGKSSLLNRLIPGLDLRVREVSTWSGKGTHATTAALLIPYGERAALVDTPGMKSFVPYGITRESLADLFPEIAEFAADCRFRNCRHLAEPDCAVQAAAQRGDIAAGRFRSYRRLWEELT is encoded by the coding sequence ATGCCGGTCGCTCTCCCTCCCCAAGCCAACGCTCGCGTCATCACCGTCGCCGGAAAACGATGCCGTCTTGCTCTTGCGGATGGAACGACGATGGAGGCGATTGCGCGGGGGCGGCTGTTCCGCGAGAAGGAAGAGCATCTCGTCGTGGGGGATCACGTCATCTGCGAGAAACATGATGCGCAATGGATGGTGGAGAAGGTTCTGCCCCGCACAAGCGAGTTCGTCCGCGAGGGACTCCGCAAGGAACGGCAGGTGCTTTTTGCCAACGCCGACCGCGTTATGATCTTGGCGTCGCTGGTCGAGCCCGAGACCAAGACCGCTTCCATTGACCGCTTTCTGGTGGCTGCGTTACAAGGGGGCGTGCCGCCGGTTCTGGTTCTCACTAAAACCGACTTGGATCCTCAAAGCGAACGAGCCGACACGGTTCGCGAGCAATACGAGGCCTTCGATCTGTCCGTCTATCCGCTCAGCAACGCTACCGGCGAGGGCGTGGAGCGGCTGGCGGCGGATCTTACCCACGGCATCAGCGCCTGCGTGGGCAATTCGGGCGTGGGCAAGAGCTCGCTTCTGAATCGCCTGATTCCGGGATTGGACTTGCGCGTGCGCGAGGTCAGCACGTGGTCGGGAAAAGGCACGCACGCCACCACTGCCGCACTTCTGATTCCCTACGGTGAACGTGCCGCGCTGGTGGATACTCCGGGAATGAAGAGCTTCGTTCCCTACGGTATCACGCGCGAGAGCCTTGCCGACCTCTTTCCCGAAATCGCCGAGTTCGCCGCCGATTGCCGGTTCCGCAATTGCCGTCATCTGGCCGAGCCGGATTGTGCCGTGCAAGCGGCGGCACAGCGGGGAGACATCGCGGCCGGCCGCTTTCGTTCCTACCGGCGGCTCTGGGAGGAACTTACGTAG
- a CDS encoding chemotaxis protein CheW produces the protein MSAESQWVTFKVAEETLGFEIQYVKEMLRLPEPHVVPHAAPDSLGVILLRSEVIPIFDLRRKFGMQDLYTQGSELCNLLRARQRDHEEWLNELRRCAHEKEPFTLTTDPHQCKFGQWYDTFQSTQFDICRLLERFDQPHAAIHAVGAQVVKLQQEENFEAAAATSAKTILDLMIVLFGDLITEIEEKARPSLIVVGSAACTLGVAVDEISAVVRCRDDEIQPPDSIPGVDQFGGLIGLLPQKGTDKFIMLLDPAQLYPQLILRAKESPVAA, from the coding sequence ATGTCAGCCGAATCCCAATGGGTTACATTCAAAGTCGCGGAAGAAACCCTCGGCTTCGAGATTCAGTACGTGAAAGAGATGCTGCGGCTGCCCGAACCGCACGTGGTTCCGCATGCCGCTCCCGACAGTCTGGGAGTGATTCTGCTGAGGTCGGAGGTGATTCCCATCTTCGATCTGCGGCGGAAATTCGGGATGCAGGACCTGTATACTCAGGGCAGCGAGCTTTGTAATCTACTGCGGGCCCGGCAGCGTGACCATGAGGAATGGTTGAATGAGCTGCGACGCTGCGCCCACGAGAAGGAGCCGTTTACCCTGACGACGGATCCACACCAGTGTAAGTTCGGCCAGTGGTATGATACGTTCCAGAGCACACAGTTCGATATCTGCCGCCTGCTGGAGCGATTCGATCAGCCCCATGCGGCGATTCATGCGGTGGGGGCGCAGGTGGTAAAGTTGCAGCAAGAAGAGAATTTCGAAGCCGCCGCGGCCACGTCCGCCAAAACGATTCTCGATCTGATGATCGTTCTGTTCGGCGATCTCATCACGGAGATCGAGGAAAAGGCTCGTCCCAGTCTCATCGTAGTGGGTTCCGCCGCTTGTACGCTGGGCGTGGCGGTGGACGAAATCAGCGCCGTGGTGCGTTGCCGTGATGATGAAATCCAGCCGCCTGACAGTATTCCCGGAGTGGATCAGTTCGGCGGACTGATCGGCCTCCTCCCGCAAAAGGGAACCGATAAGTTCATCATGCTGCTCGATCCGGCCCAACTTTATCCACAACTGATTCTGCGGGCGAAGGAATCACCCGTTGCCGCGTAA
- a CDS encoding FAD-dependent oxidoreductase — protein MKYLVLGFSAAGANAVETLRRLQPEAEITVVSADRREFYLRLDLEGIFHGKTAADLTPRPPTYWDENGIVVVKERALAIDPPQREVRLADERTIRYDRLLVATGAEPRKLAVPGHSLEGVVAYHTLDDAELICASRERVRRIVIVGGGILGLELARAVVSFGWETTILVRGGHVGSPTVDPSGSPIITKSLERAGVNMIYRDQVAEFEGEADCLVAVRTTEGRRLEAEMAVVCIGVVPAVSFLAGTGILTNGKLIVDDRLRTPVENVYAAGDVAVVRTAEGREIACNTWTVASAQARVAAGNMCGQDQPWEEGVLYNLDSLFDREFTKIGPWDERRTPGRTIHEFHEPERYSALVVRDGILESAFLLGDRSGDRRLRKLISRQARVAGKIERVLDPDVPVEEFR, from the coding sequence TTGAAATACTTAGTCCTCGGTTTCAGTGCCGCGGGAGCCAATGCGGTAGAGACCCTCCGGCGTTTGCAGCCGGAGGCGGAGATCACGGTGGTCAGTGCTGACCGGCGGGAGTTCTATCTGCGGCTCGATCTTGAAGGCATTTTTCATGGCAAGACCGCCGCCGACTTGACCCCTCGCCCTCCTACGTATTGGGATGAGAACGGAATTGTCGTCGTCAAAGAGCGGGCGCTCGCCATAGATCCGCCCCAGCGCGAGGTACGACTGGCGGACGAACGAACGATTCGGTATGACCGTTTGCTCGTCGCCACCGGAGCCGAGCCTCGAAAACTTGCGGTTCCCGGCCATAGCCTTGAGGGCGTAGTAGCCTATCATACGCTCGACGACGCCGAGCTGATTTGTGCGAGCCGCGAGCGGGTGCGGCGGATCGTGATCGTCGGCGGAGGAATCCTCGGCCTTGAACTCGCCCGCGCGGTGGTGAGTTTCGGATGGGAAACGACGATTCTTGTTCGCGGCGGACACGTCGGTTCTCCGACCGTGGATCCCAGCGGCAGTCCGATCATTACGAAGTCTTTGGAGCGCGCGGGCGTGAACATGATCTACCGCGATCAGGTGGCCGAGTTCGAAGGCGAAGCGGACTGTCTTGTGGCGGTTCGGACTACGGAAGGCCGGCGCTTGGAAGCGGAGATGGCCGTCGTCTGCATCGGAGTGGTTCCCGCCGTCAGCTTCCTTGCGGGAACGGGAATCCTTACGAATGGCAAACTGATCGTGGATGATCGCCTGCGAACGCCCGTCGAGAACGTCTATGCCGCGGGCGACGTCGCGGTGGTTCGCACGGCGGAGGGCCGTGAAATTGCCTGTAATACCTGGACGGTCGCTTCCGCACAGGCCCGCGTGGCGGCGGGCAACATGTGCGGACAAGATCAGCCGTGGGAGGAGGGAGTGCTCTACAACCTCGATTCGCTCTTCGACCGCGAGTTCACCAAGATCGGACCGTGGGATGAACGCCGGACGCCGGGCCGGACGATTCACGAATTCCACGAGCCGGAGCGGTACTCGGCGCTGGTGGTGCGTGACGGAATTCTGGAGAGCGCTTTTTTGTTGGGAGACCGAAGCGGCGACCGCCGGCTGCGGAAGCTGATCTCCCGCCAAGCGCGGGTGGCGGGAAAGATCGAGCGCGTGCTCGATCCGGACGTGCCGGTCGAGGAGTTCCGGTAG